From a single Candidatus Hydrogenedentota bacterium genomic region:
- a CDS encoding DUF1080 domain-containing protein, translating into MQKQIAILTAALLTATFTFTAAHADFDKPVVKRWTKMEKNDKGEMEEVKYMTIDGIMVHETDPKIVPQPPIVTPGPAPESGVITPAPSDAIVLFDGTSLDNWTATDGSATKWILKDGVMQPTEDSGYIQSKQQFGSCQLHVEFATPAVPEGEGQGRGNSGVFLMGQYEVQVLDSYNNTTYPDGQCAALYGRNVPLVNACRKPGEWQSYDIIFHRPIFEGDKVVKRATFTVIQNGVLVHDNIELSGGNGWEGSHSISEYVAHGDKGPLQFQDHGNPVSFRNVWVRELRD; encoded by the coding sequence GCCACCTTCACCTTCACCGCCGCCCACGCGGACTTCGACAAGCCCGTCGTTAAGCGCTGGACCAAGATGGAGAAGAACGACAAGGGCGAGATGGAAGAAGTGAAGTACATGACCATCGACGGAATCATGGTTCACGAGACCGACCCGAAGATCGTGCCCCAGCCGCCCATCGTGACGCCCGGCCCCGCGCCGGAGAGCGGTGTCATCACGCCCGCGCCGTCCGATGCCATCGTGCTTTTCGACGGCACGAGCCTGGACAACTGGACGGCGACGGACGGCTCGGCGACGAAGTGGATCCTGAAGGACGGCGTGATGCAGCCCACGGAGGACTCCGGTTACATCCAGTCGAAGCAGCAGTTCGGCTCGTGCCAGTTGCACGTGGAATTCGCCACGCCCGCCGTGCCCGAGGGCGAAGGCCAGGGCCGGGGCAACAGCGGCGTGTTTCTCATGGGCCAGTACGAAGTGCAGGTTCTCGACTCCTACAACAACACGACTTATCCCGATGGCCAGTGCGCCGCGCTCTATGGACGCAATGTGCCGCTGGTGAACGCCTGCCGCAAGCCCGGCGAATGGCAGAGCTACGACATCATCTTCCACCGCCCGATTTTTGAAGGCGACAAGGTTGTGAAGCGCGCCACCTTCACCGTAATTCAAAACGGCGTGCTGGTCCACGACAACATCGAGCTGAGCGGCGGCAACGGGTGGGAAGGCAGCCATTCCATCAGCGAATACGTCGCCCACGGCGACAAGGGCCCCCTCCAGTTCCAGGACCACGGCAACCCGGTGTCCTTCCGCAATGTCTGGGTGCGGGAACTCAGGGACTGA
- a CDS encoding PD40 domain-containing protein, producing the protein MKRYSRSPLRPTLACMGLLLVISSFTGAPATAEDPPIAEADLQYELLLQNLGRREAIAALGPQVLHTAALIQATDRDPLDIVLRRTDALLSDLIANPTPELPALKDRLDALVLRAASVPVESLEARRALYYEACQLRRTIAFSNPLLDFDNLLFLKRHRATFNHMCDQYYGVNARPGGGLFKLAAPFDNTSAATDILSASVVESGRLAGQSLAGGSFLSPDLSWDGQQILFAYTECTEDTAHQFHTDATRGHWSQGRSFHLFKVNTDGSGLSQLTDGTWNDFDPCWMPDGRVAFISERRGGYLRCGRVCPTYTLYDMAPDGADMRCLSPHETNEWNPSVTHDGKLIYTRWDYVDRHGCVAHHPWITTPDGRDSRAVHGNFSPRKSRADMELDIRAVPGSHKYAATAAPHHGQAFGSIILVDPRVKDDDGMAPVKRVTPEVDFPESQGGAQVYGTPWPLSENYFLCAYDGRMKPEQGRQGNEDLVGNYGIYLVDAFGNRELLYRDPEISCQNPIPMRARVTPPVIPSPLPDDPTAQATVALVNVYESQTPWPEGAKIAALRVYQIIPMSVPSGEPPHEIGMRLPGEEGADSVILARYVLGTTPVEADGSAHFIVPPNVELFFQALDENGLAVQSMRSSTYLKPGERLSCNGCHEQKSAAPAITNNKPIALQRAALPLTPDVDGTNPFSYPRLVQPVLDSKCVKCHQENEKAPRLDGEVVADGAKIWTASYHSLAPDFGYWQYGNPHRTTPGKFGARASRLYALLTEGHYGVELSDEELHRLTVWLDSCSVFYGVYEKEGGAAQLRGEIVHPTLQ; encoded by the coding sequence TTGAAACGCTATTCGCGATCCCCCCTGCGCCCGACGTTGGCCTGTATGGGCCTGCTGCTGGTAATCTCGTCTTTCACGGGCGCTCCGGCCACGGCCGAGGATCCTCCAATCGCGGAGGCGGACCTCCAGTATGAATTGCTCCTTCAGAACCTGGGGCGCCGCGAGGCCATTGCCGCGCTGGGACCTCAGGTGCTCCATACGGCGGCCCTCATCCAGGCGACAGACCGCGATCCCCTCGACATCGTACTCCGGCGCACGGACGCCCTGCTGTCGGATCTCATTGCGAACCCCACACCCGAACTGCCCGCGCTCAAGGACAGGCTTGATGCACTGGTGCTGCGCGCTGCCAGCGTCCCGGTTGAGTCTCTGGAGGCGCGGCGCGCCCTGTATTACGAGGCCTGTCAACTTCGCCGGACAATTGCCTTCTCGAACCCCCTCCTCGATTTTGACAACCTGCTCTTCCTGAAGCGCCACCGCGCGACTTTCAATCACATGTGCGACCAGTACTATGGCGTCAATGCCCGACCCGGCGGCGGACTCTTCAAACTGGCCGCGCCCTTTGATAATACGTCCGCCGCGACCGATATCCTCAGCGCCTCCGTCGTAGAAAGCGGAAGGCTGGCGGGTCAGTCGCTTGCGGGAGGCTCCTTTCTCTCCCCCGATCTCTCCTGGGATGGTCAGCAGATTCTCTTCGCGTACACGGAGTGCACCGAAGATACCGCCCACCAGTTTCACACCGACGCGACCCGGGGCCACTGGAGTCAGGGCCGGAGCTTCCACCTATTCAAGGTCAATACCGACGGCTCCGGGCTCTCCCAACTAACCGACGGCACCTGGAACGACTTTGATCCCTGCTGGATGCCGGATGGCCGGGTCGCGTTTATTTCCGAACGCCGGGGCGGCTACCTCCGCTGCGGGCGGGTCTGCCCCACTTACACGCTCTACGACATGGCCCCGGATGGTGCGGACATGCGCTGCCTCAGTCCCCACGAGACCAACGAGTGGAATCCCAGCGTCACCCACGATGGCAAGCTTATCTACACGCGCTGGGACTATGTCGACCGCCATGGCTGCGTCGCCCACCACCCCTGGATCACCACGCCGGACGGACGCGATTCCCGGGCCGTCCATGGCAACTTCAGTCCGCGCAAATCGCGGGCCGATATGGAACTGGACATCCGCGCTGTTCCCGGCTCCCACAAATATGCGGCTACAGCGGCGCCCCATCACGGCCAGGCCTTCGGTTCGATCATTCTGGTGGATCCCCGGGTAAAGGACGACGACGGTATGGCCCCGGTAAAACGGGTGACGCCCGAGGTGGACTTCCCGGAATCGCAGGGCGGGGCCCAGGTCTACGGCACGCCGTGGCCTCTGAGCGAGAACTACTTCCTCTGCGCCTATGACGGGCGCATGAAGCCGGAGCAGGGGCGGCAGGGCAACGAGGATCTCGTGGGCAACTACGGCATCTACCTCGTGGACGCCTTCGGGAACCGCGAACTCCTCTACCGCGATCCGGAAATCTCCTGCCAGAACCCCATCCCCATGCGGGCCCGCGTTACACCGCCCGTAATCCCCTCGCCCCTCCCCGACGACCCCACCGCGCAGGCCACGGTGGCGCTCGTCAATGTCTATGAAAGCCAGACCCCCTGGCCTGAGGGAGCGAAAATCGCCGCGCTGCGCGTCTACCAGATCATCCCCATGTCGGTGCCTTCGGGCGAACCACCCCACGAAATCGGCATGCGACTGCCCGGAGAGGAAGGCGCGGACTCCGTCATCCTCGCGCGTTATGTTCTCGGCACCACGCCTGTGGAGGCCGACGGAAGCGCTCATTTCATCGTGCCGCCCAATGTGGAACTCTTCTTTCAAGCGCTCGACGAAAACGGCCTCGCCGTCCAGTCCATGCGCTCCTCCACCTATCTGAAACCCGGCGAGAGGCTCTCATGCAACGGCTGCCACGAGCAGAAGTCCGCAGCGCCTGCCATCACCAACAACAAGCCGATTGCTCTTCAGCGCGCGGCCCTGCCCCTCACACCGGATGTGGACGGAACCAATCCCTTCAGCTACCCGCGCCTGGTTCAACCGGTGCTGGACAGCAAGTGCGTGAAGTGTCATCAGGAGAATGAGAAGGCCCCGCGCCTCGATGGCGAAGTGGTGGCGGACGGGGCCAAAATATGGACGGCCTCCTATCATAGTCTTGCGCCCGATTTCGGATACTGGCAGTACGGAAACCCCCATCGCACCACGCCCGGAAAATTCGGTGCGAGGGCCTCGCGCCTCTATGCCCTCCTGACCGAAGGCCACTACGGCGTGGAACTTTCGGATGAGGAATTGCACCGCCTGACGGTGTGGCTGGATTCCTGCTCGGTATTCTACGGCGTGTATGAGAAGGAAGGTGGCGCGGCCCAGCTCCGGGGCGAAATCGTCCATCCCACCCTGCAGTAA
- a CDS encoding carboxypeptidase regulatory-like domain-containing protein, with amino-acid sequence MVSEEVFGTTHGADGGDALIQPNEQGEFTIENLPYGRYAVEAEAEGQIAWATCSLTRETPVADVLLVLHDPTGIAGRVVDATGTGLAAAVVYPLRHDGIALRREEIQSNGVVTDGQGKFSLLHLEEGDWVLQAAAQGFAATTSATFPSGTREALIQLDAGVSVSGRIVERSAPAMDVRLTLATAGSNAPEVAARSDEEGVFTFETVGPGNYELRGEKAGRIVKDAPVRISVADKAQEGLVLELVQGGTLHGHVIDQDSGSGVPEVIVKALLEDGSRLSHLSEASDGEGRFAVMGLNPGTYQVYPKEAPGYSRSGRGLNPLMVTVMPGENIEGVTILLGRGIVVSGHVVDTGGNPVEGAFVHGRQAGWQDQQTTGKDGAFTLARLNGGETIKVLASTTSARSPEYTLDIPPEGLSEVELVLEIPCEGLIAGVVVDSRSQPFRGQLSLSLADEGSYHTTNRTATDAKGRFLFPNVAAGSYRIGALPEQGTGQSIFEIHMKEGQQIRDLRLVFQQEDFLEIAGRVVDDGGSPRAANLRLDQQDGLNTSSQSMGQTAVDGTFRFKGLSEGTYAITASATGYSDAVVRDIQAGARDVNIVLSSRLSIRGYVVTKKNVPITDFEVVVVQSGVDVDSLGLFVVPFKYFSNSEGAYSLAVDEGDYDVVARASGYAMGRATVGRVAPGYEADDVIIVLEKRSPILGRVIDGEGRPVPGTAIFLGALPDGAERLTGYAAMVTDSEGQFELWAPEADRVVHLSAFHRAAGIGEFVGSIDSDGIVEIALIQSGTSREPETVEAE; translated from the coding sequence TTGGTCTCCGAGGAAGTGTTCGGTACGACCCACGGTGCGGATGGTGGCGACGCGCTGATCCAGCCGAACGAACAGGGTGAATTCACCATCGAGAACCTGCCTTACGGCCGCTATGCGGTGGAGGCCGAGGCGGAAGGCCAAATTGCCTGGGCGACCTGCTCCCTCACCCGCGAGACTCCGGTGGCGGACGTTCTGCTCGTCCTTCACGATCCCACCGGGATTGCAGGGCGCGTAGTAGATGCTACCGGCACAGGCTTGGCTGCTGCGGTGGTGTACCCGCTGCGTCATGACGGAATCGCACTACGGCGCGAGGAAATACAAAGCAACGGGGTGGTGACAGACGGACAGGGAAAGTTTTCATTGCTCCACTTGGAGGAGGGAGACTGGGTGCTTCAGGCGGCGGCGCAGGGTTTCGCCGCGACCACTTCTGCTACATTCCCATCCGGTACGCGAGAGGCCCTGATCCAACTGGACGCGGGGGTTTCCGTGTCTGGGCGGATCGTGGAGCGGTCTGCACCTGCAATGGATGTAAGGCTGACGCTGGCGACTGCCGGGAGCAATGCACCCGAAGTGGCGGCGCGCTCGGATGAAGAAGGTGTCTTCACCTTCGAAACAGTAGGGCCGGGGAATTACGAATTGCGCGGGGAAAAGGCGGGCCGAATTGTAAAGGATGCCCCCGTCCGAATCTCTGTTGCCGACAAAGCGCAGGAGGGCCTGGTGCTCGAACTGGTGCAGGGCGGAACGCTCCATGGGCATGTGATCGATCAGGACAGCGGTAGCGGAGTTCCCGAGGTTATCGTAAAGGCCCTTCTGGAGGATGGGAGCAGACTCAGCCACCTGTCGGAAGCGTCGGATGGCGAGGGACGCTTTGCGGTCATGGGACTGAATCCGGGTACGTATCAGGTATATCCCAAGGAAGCCCCGGGATATTCTCGTTCCGGCCGTGGTTTGAATCCGCTGATGGTTACGGTCATGCCCGGCGAGAACATTGAGGGGGTAACCATTCTGCTGGGGCGCGGCATTGTGGTGTCGGGCCATGTCGTTGATACCGGAGGCAATCCGGTTGAGGGGGCCTTTGTTCACGGGAGGCAAGCGGGATGGCAGGATCAGCAGACCACGGGGAAGGATGGCGCGTTTACGCTGGCACGCTTGAATGGCGGCGAGACGATCAAGGTTCTGGCCAGTACCACAAGCGCACGTTCTCCCGAATACACCCTCGACATTCCGCCCGAGGGATTGTCGGAGGTGGAGCTGGTTTTGGAAATCCCGTGCGAAGGACTGATTGCGGGTGTCGTGGTGGACAGTCGAAGCCAACCTTTCCGCGGCCAGCTTTCTCTCTCATTAGCGGATGAAGGCAGTTACCACACGACGAACCGCACAGCGACCGATGCCAAGGGCCGCTTCCTCTTTCCAAATGTGGCGGCAGGCAGCTATCGGATCGGCGCCCTGCCCGAGCAGGGTACTGGACAATCCATTTTCGAGATTCACATGAAGGAGGGCCAGCAGATCCGCGATTTGCGGCTGGTTTTCCAGCAGGAAGATTTCCTGGAGATCGCAGGACGTGTGGTTGACGACGGAGGTTCGCCGCGAGCCGCCAATCTCCGTCTGGATCAACAAGACGGTCTGAATACCTCCTCACAATCCATGGGCCAGACGGCGGTCGACGGCACCTTCCGCTTCAAGGGGCTGTCCGAGGGCACCTATGCCATCACCGCATCCGCAACTGGCTATTCCGATGCTGTCGTACGCGATATTCAGGCAGGGGCCAGAGACGTCAACATCGTACTTTCCAGTCGATTGAGCATCCGCGGCTATGTAGTCACAAAGAAGAATGTTCCCATCACGGATTTTGAAGTCGTGGTTGTTCAATCAGGTGTTGATGTCGATTCTTTGGGTCTCTTCGTTGTGCCCTTTAAGTACTTCTCGAATTCCGAAGGGGCCTATAGTCTCGCCGTGGACGAAGGAGACTACGATGTGGTCGCGCGGGCATCGGGCTACGCCATGGGCCGGGCCACGGTGGGTCGGGTAGCGCCCGGCTACGAAGCCGATGATGTGATCATCGTGCTGGAGAAAAGATCACCCATTCTAGGGCGCGTGATCGATGGGGAGGGTCGTCCTGTCCCGGGCACAGCCATTTTTCTGGGGGCCCTTCCAGACGGGGCTGAGCGGCTCACCGGATATGCCGCGATGGTCACGGATTCGGAAGGGCAGTTCGAACTGTGGGCACCGGAAGCGGACCGTGTCGTGCATTTGAGCGCTTTCCATCGTGCGGCGGGCATCGGCGAGTTCGTAGGAAGCATTGACTCCGACGGCATCGTCGAAATCGCGCTGATCCAGAGCGGTACTTCGCGCGAACCCGAAACCGTGGAAGCGGAGTAA